In the genome of Populus nigra chromosome 19, ddPopNigr1.1, whole genome shotgun sequence, the window ATCAAACAGACAGAAACACCACATCTtttggagggggggggggagaattcaatcaaaagaaaaaaaaacacattaaaataaaattaaataatgaagaattataaaattcagAAAATAGCATAACTAAGACTGACCGTCTTTGTGAGCTATCCCCCACGCTTTTCCATGCCTACCATCCTGCAATGATCAGAAACACATTAAACCCAGAAGAATCCCTTAACCAAGATGAAGAAATAAACTCCAAATTTATCATAATCTAATGATCTCCAAGAaaacctttcaaaaaaaaatcaaaacttgagaGCAATGACCATAAAATCAGACCagccaaaaaccctaaacccagcTAAATATTGATACTTACTAGTCAAAATATGAGTGGAAGGGAAAGGGAGGGTCCAGTACCTTGTAGAGATTGATTTTGGTGATCTCGTAAGATACATTGGCCCAATGAGATTTAGCCAAGTGGTATCCGATACCCCAATGAGGCAAGAACTGAGCCACCTCGAAGaggttcttcttctttcttcgtTTCGGTATGGATGTTTCATGTTTAGGGTTTTGAGCACTGgctgcagaagaagaagaagaagtagttAGGGTTTTCAGCAAGATGGTGAATGGTGATAATCTTTTGAATAAGCTTAGTGTTTGATTTGTAGCTGCTGCTGCTCTCTTGGTGAGGAGACTGCCACCGCccattctatttctttctttcgcCCCAAACCCCCCTTGAAATAATAGGGGTTCCTTCtcgtttcttctttttatttttttattgctcttaAACGACAGCGTAGTGCGaagttggatattttttttcttacatggttttcatgtattttgtttttaatttttcccacCTTAATTAACCGCTCCTACCCTATCATAAGTCATAACATAGTTATTCTTCTATTTCAAgtcaatttttaatataaaaaatataatttttcatgtattataatttgttaattaaaaaataaaaaagataattttatattttctataaaataaattaaaaatatatataaaaacagataaataaaaataagttagcactaattaaataataaagcatgaatctaatatttatagttgaaacaaaagataaatacgcatataaatattttatacttgttgttctttatattttatatatttttatttattttattttagaggaTAATTGTCTTTgctaataacaaattatttttttataaaaacatcatataatttatataaaatataaaagaaaagaaattacaaataaattaaattaatttctttgaagTATTgtgaaactataaaaatataaataaatcaatcacaatattttaaaaaaataaagctacaatcaatgatttaaaaataaaaaagaggattttaattaatattaaaattaaaattaaaaaaataagcactAATAGATCAACATGCTAGGCTTACCGGTTTCTAGTAAAAAGGCTAAGTcacttggtatttttttattttatttttgtttgctcaagattttttttataaataatcagGTGACGTGtcatttgttaattaattttaaggttATCTTAGTATTTAAAATTAGAATCCAGGTTTTTAGAacttaaaaacctaatttttaattattttactcaaaaatatcttaaaatcaCTACATCaaactaattataaaacttaaaatcactccaataaatgaaatcaaatgaatGCAAAAGGTTAAACATATCACAATCTGGTTTTCTCAACttgaaaaacatcattttttattaaacttctctttaaaaatagactcattaacataaatatttatattttttatggttagaATATGATTATccaactatttaaaaaaaaaaattgcaattttttatCATACTTATCATTCATAAactgaaatgtaaaaaaaaaaaaatactatcaaAACTCAAATCTCCAAAATAATAGtcaccaaataatataaaaaataaaaaaaattaggatgaaAGTATCCTCAATTTTGGTTCATATCTTCCCCTCTTCATTTccatattcaaattcaaaattagataaaaagtcgccaacttttttttctctctctcttcgccCTTTCCCTTCTCTCCTCATCTCTTCTTTCTCCGTCAAcacctctcctctcctctcctctttcataacaacaacaatcatccctttttcttttttcgtctcctctctctcttcaaaatAGACTTGTTGATTTTATGTGTAATGAAAAGTTGTGAAGTATGACAATAAAAATTGAAGCATTTGCTTGAATCTTGTCCTGAAAACTTAACATGATCAAAGATCTCATAGACTGGGCTAAAAATCAATTCCGCAACACGGATGAACTTTGTATAAGGAATTATTGACTTGGTTAAAACATTTCTCTCCTCAAATTTCTCTGATGTTCAACTTTTTGATATTCAAGTGGATAAAAACAAACTCGATTGTTgctaattcataataaattcttGGACTGAGTTTCTGTTTGTGTCAACATTAGAGAAGAGAGCTGAAATCCCTATTTCATGAAGTTTACTCTGGCAGCAGCCACTTGTAAAGAAGGTTTGTACCGTTGTTTCGCTTGTGTGTGAGAAACTCGTTCTGTTCTGCTGCTAGATTTTAGAACAGAATACCAATGGGCATCGCCGATAGTCATGCACTTGTGAGTGTCATTTGCCTTTACAAAATTCCTTGCACCTCCTTTGTTACCGTTTGCTTAGACTTTGccatatgaatttttattttgagagaaaaaacacGAGGTAAAATTTCCTTTGAAAATACAAGAACACCTTTACTCTTTAGGGGTGGATTGAGATAAAATTGAAGTCATGTTCAACTTCAAATGCCTAAGGGGAAGCTTTGTTTCAACAATATAGAGTTGCCAGTGTTAATTGAAAAGGACAATTGATGAATTGCAAGTCAAAGCATTTGAACCGGAAAGGGGCATCATCATCTGCCTGTTCATGATTTGAAGGAGAAGGATAGGATTAATAATAGTTCAGTAcccaattaatttgaagtacTAGCTGCAGATTCATTTTAAAACCCTACATACTAAAGAAGAATAGAAACCAGCAACTGGAAGTTGAggttcaaaagaaagaaaatctacTGATAGTCTTGCTGATATTCATctccttcctcctcctcctcgtaTTCTCCTTCCTCATCAGCTGTTGCATCTTGGTATTGCTGATACTCAGAAACCAGATCATTCATGTTACTCTCTGCCTCAGTGAACTCCATCTCATCCATTCCTTCCCCAGTATACCAATGCAAGAAAGCCTTCCTCCTAAACATGGCAGTAAATTGCTCACTAACCCTCCTAAACATCTCCTGTATAGATGTTGAATTGCCAATAAATGTGGATGCCATCTGAAGACCAGTAGGCGGGATATCACACACAGTTGACTTTACATTGTTTGGAATCCACTCAACAAAGTAAGAAGAGTTCTTGTTCTGCACGTTCAGCATCTGCTCATCTACTTCTTTGGTACTCATCTTGCCACGGAACATGGCTGATGCTGTTAGATAGCGTCCATGTCGCGGATCAGCCGCACACATCATGTTCTTTGAATCCCACATTTGTTGAGTGAGTTCTGGAACTGTCAAAGCTCTGTACTGCTGCGAGCCACGGGATGTGAGTGGTGCAAAACCCACCATGAAAAAGTGAAGACGAGGGAACGGTATCAAGTTCACTGCAAGTTTTCTCAGGTCAGAGTTCAACTGACCAGGGAACCTCAAGCAGCATGTAACCCCAGACATTGTTGCAGATATCAGATGATTCAAGTCACCAACTGGTCTCAAATACAAGGAAAAACACaatttgttatattaatttgtgTTGCTCTTGACCATACAatgcttaaaattatttatttatatacacaacA includes:
- the LOC133679624 gene encoding uncharacterized protein LOC133679624, giving the protein MGGGSLLTKRAAAATNQTLSLFKRLSPFTILLKTLTTSSSSSAASAQNPKHETSIPKRRKKKNLFEVAQFLPHWGIGYHLAKSHWANVSYEITKINLYKDGRHGKAWGIAHKDGLPIADAPKKISGVHKRCWKYIPSLAKSIERKKSSPKSTETAAKTEVQAA
- the LOC133679222 gene encoding tubulin beta-2 chain-like codes for the protein MREILHIQGGQCGNQIGAKFWEVVCAEHGIDSTGRYQGDSPLQLERINVYYNEASCGRFVPRAVLMDLEPGTMDSVRSGPYGQIFRPDNFVFGQSGAGNNWAKGHYTEGAELIDSVLDVVRKEAENCDCLQGFQVCHSLGGGTGSGMGTLLISKIREEYPDRMMLTFSVFPSPKVSDTVVEPYNATLSVHQLVENADECMVLDNEALYDICFRTLKLTTPSFGDLNHLISATMSGVTCCLRFPGQLNSDLRKLAVNLIPFPRLHFFMVGFAPLTSRGSQQYRALTVPELTQQMWDSKNMMCAADPRHGRYLTASAMFRGKMSTKEVDEQMLNVQNKNSSYFVEWIPNNVKSTVCDIPPTGLQMASTFIGNSTSIQEMFRRVSEQFTAMFRRKAFLHWYTGEGMDEMEFTEAESNMNDLVSEYQQYQDATADEEGEYEEEEEGDEYQQDYQ